The following are encoded in a window of Longimicrobium sp. genomic DNA:
- a CDS encoding sulfate ABC transporter substrate-binding protein: protein MKRVLTAAALLLAAACGDGGSSTEGAAKAPAVRTLVLGAYTTPREVYGREIIPAFQRHWKARTGQEVKFQESYLGSGAQSRAVIGGFEADVVALSLEPDVQKIADAGLITHDWKAGPAGGMVSRSVVVLGVRPGNPKAIRDWDDLRRAGVQVLTPSPRTSGGAMWNIAALYGAVSRGKAGGGAQPEAVLRDVLGHVSIMDKGARESMLTFEGGVGDVAITYENEVLVARQAGKAMDYVIPSSTILIENPVAIVDEYVEKHGTRDVAEAFVAFLQTPEVQRMYARYGLRAIDQNVARETAAQYPAIPDLFTIADLGGWPAVTRSIFDKGALFDRASADVRSAQ, encoded by the coding sequence ATGAAGCGAGTTCTGACCGCCGCCGCGCTCCTGCTGGCGGCTGCCTGCGGCGACGGCGGCAGCAGCACCGAGGGCGCCGCCAAGGCCCCGGCGGTGCGCACCCTGGTGCTGGGCGCCTACACCACCCCGCGCGAGGTGTACGGGCGCGAGATCATCCCCGCCTTCCAGCGGCACTGGAAGGCCAGGACGGGGCAGGAGGTGAAGTTCCAGGAAAGCTACCTGGGGAGCGGCGCCCAGTCGCGCGCCGTCATCGGCGGCTTCGAGGCCGACGTGGTGGCCCTTTCGCTGGAGCCCGACGTCCAGAAGATCGCCGACGCGGGGCTCATCACCCACGACTGGAAGGCCGGGCCCGCGGGCGGAATGGTGTCGCGCTCCGTCGTCGTCCTGGGCGTGCGCCCCGGCAATCCCAAGGCGATCCGCGACTGGGACGACCTCCGTCGCGCAGGCGTGCAGGTGCTCACGCCCAGCCCGCGCACCAGCGGTGGCGCCATGTGGAACATCGCCGCGCTGTACGGCGCCGTGTCGCGCGGCAAGGCCGGCGGCGGCGCGCAGCCCGAGGCGGTGCTGCGCGACGTGCTGGGCCACGTGTCCATCATGGACAAGGGCGCGCGCGAGTCCATGCTCACCTTCGAGGGCGGCGTGGGCGACGTGGCCATCACCTACGAGAACGAGGTGCTGGTGGCGCGTCAGGCCGGGAAGGCGATGGACTACGTGATCCCCAGCTCCACCATCCTCATCGAGAACCCCGTGGCGATCGTCGACGAGTACGTGGAGAAGCACGGCACCCGCGACGTAGCCGAGGCGTTCGTGGCGTTCCTGCAGACGCCGGAAGTGCAGCGGATGTACGCCCGCTACGGCCTTCGCGCCATCGACCAGAACGTGGCGCGCGAGACGGCGGCGCAGTATCCGGCCATTCCGGACCTGTTCACCATCGCCGACCTGGGCGGCTGGCCGGCGGTGACCAGGAGCATCTTCGACAAGGGTGCCCTGTTCGACCGCGCCTCGGCCGACGTGAGGTCCGCGCAGTGA